One Bradyrhizobium sp. CCGB12 genomic window carries:
- a CDS encoding fumarylacetoacetate hydrolase family protein → MTKTTRRSVLTAAAAVTAAGLADTVPAAAQAGPKPLFPVPMVTIPIVGETQVFQVRRIYCIGRNYAAHAIERGSDPNREPPFFFQKPTDAIQNVAIGEVANHSYPSLTKNYHHEVELVAALKSGGTNIPADKALDHVYGYALGLDMTRRDLQNGMAAEKKPWEIGKSFDHAAVLGPIHPASKTGHFEKGGISLAINGTVKQNSDLSKMIWSVAEQIAKLSEAFELKAGDIIYSGTPENVGPVVKGDVLLCKLDGLPDMSIKIV, encoded by the coding sequence ATGACAAAAACCACGCGACGCAGCGTGCTCACGGCCGCAGCGGCGGTGACGGCGGCGGGCCTCGCCGACACTGTTCCCGCCGCCGCGCAGGCCGGACCCAAGCCGCTCTTCCCGGTGCCGATGGTGACGATTCCGATCGTCGGCGAGACCCAGGTGTTTCAGGTGCGCCGCATCTATTGCATCGGGCGCAACTATGCCGCGCATGCGATCGAGCGCGGCTCGGATCCGAACCGCGAACCGCCGTTCTTCTTTCAGAAGCCGACCGACGCGATCCAGAATGTCGCGATCGGCGAGGTTGCCAATCATTCCTACCCGTCGCTGACCAAGAACTATCATCACGAGGTCGAGCTGGTCGCCGCGCTGAAATCCGGCGGCACCAACATCCCGGCCGACAAAGCGCTCGATCACGTCTATGGCTATGCGCTCGGCCTCGACATGACCCGGCGCGATCTGCAGAACGGCATGGCCGCGGAGAAGAAGCCTTGGGAGATCGGCAAGAGTTTTGATCATGCTGCCGTGCTCGGTCCGATTCATCCGGCAAGCAAGACCGGCCATTTCGAGAAAGGTGGGATCTCGCTGGCGATCAACGGAACGGTCAAGCAGAACTCCGATCTCAGCAAGATGATCTGGAGTGTTGCCGAGCAGATCGCAAAGCTGTCGGAAGCGTTCGAGCTCAAGGCCGGCGATATCATCTATTCCGGCACGCCGGAGAATGTCGGCCCGGTGGTGAAGGGCGACGTGCTCTTGTGCAAGCTAGACGGTTTGCCGGACATGTCGATCAAGATCGTCTAG
- a CDS encoding IclR family transcriptional regulator, with product MIVRQAANVLEIMEFFAQVKKPATLAEIADHFGWPRSSTFNLLATLSEKGYLYEPRPRAGFYPTPRWLAMARMISEVEPLPAWTHTLISDLSAETGETASIVAPAGVMAVFIDVMESKAAIRYFATIGHRVPIHATASGRALLLQYSQEERDSVYRKIEFKQYGPSTPISIEAVEAELRNSIQRGYCQSFGDYSRDLAGAAIPLPIGDRRLSVVVAGPEFRIGPKVGEVAALIARTVDRLRPKAAA from the coding sequence ATGATCGTTCGCCAAGCTGCAAACGTCCTGGAGATCATGGAGTTCTTCGCGCAGGTGAAGAAGCCGGCGACGCTTGCCGAGATCGCCGATCATTTCGGCTGGCCGCGCTCATCGACGTTCAACCTGCTCGCGACGCTCTCGGAGAAGGGCTACCTCTACGAACCGCGGCCGCGCGCCGGCTTCTATCCGACGCCGCGGTGGCTGGCGATGGCGCGGATGATCTCGGAGGTCGAGCCGCTGCCGGCCTGGACGCATACGCTGATCTCCGATCTCTCGGCCGAGACCGGCGAGACTGCCTCGATCGTCGCACCGGCGGGTGTGATGGCCGTGTTCATCGACGTCATGGAGTCCAAGGCCGCGATCCGCTATTTCGCGACGATCGGCCATCGCGTGCCGATCCACGCCACGGCCAGCGGCCGCGCATTGCTGCTGCAATATTCGCAGGAGGAGCGCGACTCCGTCTATCGCAAGATCGAGTTCAAGCAATACGGTCCGTCGACGCCGATCAGCATCGAGGCGGTGGAAGCCGAGCTGCGCAACTCGATTCAACGCGGCTATTGCCAGAGTTTTGGCGACTACAGCCGCGATCTCGCGGGGGCTGCGATTCCCTTGCCAATCGGCGATCGCCGCCTTTCGGTCGTCGTCGCCGGACCGGAATTCCGCATCGGTCCGAAAGTCGGCGAGGTGGCCGCGCTGATTGCGCGGACGGTTGATCGGCTGCGACCGAAGGCGGCGGCTTAA
- a CDS encoding CoA ester lyase codes for MRSMLFVPGDSPRKFEKASEGRADALIIDLEDSVVTDKKPEARGLTLAMLEGSRGSHQLYVRVNALDTGMTLADLAAVMPGKPDGIVLPKSQGGDDVRQVASWLEALEAAAGITVGATRIVCVATETAGSIFGLGSYKGCSPRLAGLMWGAEDLSASLGATEKASGGVFHSPYRLARDLCLMAAAAAEVAPIDTVYTDIDNLAGLEQETRAARRDGFSAKAVIHPKHVDVVNAAFEPTAAERIWAEKVIAAFAGNPNSGTLRLDGQMIDKPHLRAAKKILGQP; via the coding sequence ATGCGTTCGATGCTGTTCGTGCCGGGTGATTCCCCGCGCAAATTCGAGAAGGCGAGCGAAGGCAGAGCCGACGCGCTGATCATCGATCTCGAGGATTCCGTCGTCACCGACAAGAAGCCGGAGGCGCGCGGGTTGACGCTCGCGATGCTGGAGGGCTCTCGCGGCTCGCACCAGCTCTATGTCCGCGTCAACGCGCTCGACACCGGCATGACGCTCGCCGATCTCGCCGCAGTGATGCCGGGCAAACCAGACGGCATCGTGCTGCCGAAATCGCAAGGCGGCGACGACGTGCGGCAGGTTGCGAGCTGGCTCGAAGCCCTGGAAGCTGCGGCTGGCATCACGGTCGGCGCGACGCGCATCGTTTGCGTCGCGACGGAAACCGCGGGCTCGATCTTCGGCCTCGGCAGCTACAAGGGATGCTCCCCTCGCCTCGCCGGCCTGATGTGGGGCGCGGAGGATCTTTCAGCCTCGCTCGGCGCCACCGAGAAGGCTTCGGGCGGCGTGTTCCACAGCCCCTATCGCCTCGCGCGCGATCTCTGCTTGATGGCGGCGGCCGCAGCCGAGGTCGCACCGATCGACACCGTCTATACTGACATCGACAATCTCGCAGGCCTCGAGCAGGAAACGCGGGCCGCGCGACGCGACGGCTTTTCGGCCAAGGCGGTGATCCATCCCAAGCATGTCGATGTCGTCAACGCGGCCTTCGAGCCGACCGCCGCCGAGCGCATATGGGCCGAGAAGGTGATCGCGGCGTTCGCCGGCAATCCCAACTCCGGCACGCTGCGGCTCGACGGCCAAATGATCGACAAGCCGCATCTTCGCGCCGCGAAGAAGATCCTCGGCCAACCCTAG
- a CDS encoding MaoC family dehydratase, whose protein sequence is MARHREETAMAGLYFEDFTVGQEFRHPLTRTVTEMDNTMFSLLTLNPQPLHIDAHFSEKTEFGQRIFNSLYTLGIMIGMTVYDTTLGTTVANLGMTDVTFPKPVFHGDTLRATTKVLSLRESKSRPKAGIVEFEHHALNQNDEIVGRCRRMAMMHKRPV, encoded by the coding sequence ATCGCACGACACAGGGAGGAAACCGCGATGGCCGGACTTTATTTCGAAGACTTTACCGTAGGCCAGGAGTTCAGGCATCCTCTGACCCGGACCGTCACGGAGATGGACAACACCATGTTCAGCCTGCTGACGCTCAACCCGCAGCCGCTGCACATCGACGCGCATTTCTCCGAAAAGACCGAGTTCGGCCAGCGCATTTTCAACAGCCTTTACACCCTGGGCATCATGATCGGCATGACGGTCTATGATACGACCTTGGGCACTACCGTCGCCAATCTCGGCATGACCGACGTCACCTTTCCAAAGCCGGTCTTCCATGGCGACACGTTGCGGGCGACGACGAAGGTGCTTTCGTTGAGGGAATCGAAATCGCGGCCGAAGGCGGGCATCGTCGAGTTCGAGCACCACGCCTTGAACCAGAACGACGAAATCGTCGGCAGATGCCGGCGCATGGCGATGATGCACAAGAGGCCGGTCTGA
- a CDS encoding CaiB/BaiF CoA-transferase family protein, translating into MGPLAGFTILDLTSVLMGPYGTQVLADMGADVIKVESPEGDIVRQIGPGRTPGMGGMFLNANRGKRSIVLDLKKTEGRDTLLRLAKRANALVYNVRPQAMARLGLDYETLAAVNPALVYVGAFGYGQSGPYAAKPAYDDLIQGAATIPTLLAAAGDGTPRYVPVTIADRIVGLMMVNAIMGGLMHQQRTGQGQRIDVPMFESMTEFVLVDHLGGLTYDPPLDHGGYARLLSRYRRPYRTSDGHLCVLIYNDKHWRSFFEAIGQPHFLDQPRFANHAARTKHIDEIYEEIGHIFATRTTAEWRELLERADIPVMPMHTLETILDDPHLSAVDFFRTVDHPVEGRIRQMRVPSTWSVTQPEPAGPAPTLGQHGRDILREAGFSTTEIEQLAQQKAVHLAAPP; encoded by the coding sequence ATGGGACCGCTCGCCGGCTTCACCATTCTCGATCTGACCTCGGTGCTGATGGGCCCCTACGGCACCCAGGTGCTGGCGGACATGGGCGCTGACGTCATCAAGGTCGAAAGTCCCGAGGGCGACATCGTTCGCCAGATCGGGCCCGGCCGCACGCCGGGCATGGGCGGGATGTTCCTCAATGCCAATCGCGGCAAGCGCAGCATCGTGCTCGACCTCAAGAAAACGGAAGGGCGCGACACGCTGCTGCGGCTGGCGAAGCGCGCCAATGCGCTCGTCTACAACGTGCGCCCGCAGGCGATGGCGCGGCTCGGCCTCGACTACGAGACGCTTGCCGCTGTTAATCCCGCCCTCGTCTATGTCGGCGCCTTCGGCTACGGCCAGTCCGGCCCCTATGCCGCAAAGCCGGCTTACGACGACCTGATCCAGGGCGCGGCGACAATTCCGACGCTGCTGGCGGCGGCCGGCGACGGCACGCCGCGCTACGTGCCCGTCACCATCGCCGACCGCATCGTCGGCCTGATGATGGTCAACGCAATCATGGGCGGGCTGATGCACCAGCAGCGCACCGGCCAGGGCCAGCGCATCGACGTGCCGATGTTCGAGTCCATGACGGAGTTCGTGCTGGTGGATCATCTCGGCGGTCTCACCTACGATCCGCCGCTCGACCATGGCGGCTATGCCCGCCTGCTCTCGCGGTATCGCCGCCCCTACAGGACCAGCGACGGCCATCTCTGCGTCCTTATCTACAACGACAAGCATTGGCGCAGCTTCTTCGAGGCGATCGGGCAACCGCACTTCCTCGATCAGCCGCGCTTTGCCAACCACGCCGCGCGCACCAAGCACATCGACGAGATCTACGAGGAGATCGGCCACATCTTTGCAACGCGCACCACCGCCGAATGGCGCGAGCTACTGGAGCGCGCCGACATTCCGGTGATGCCGATGCATACGCTGGAGACGATCCTGGACGATCCGCATCTGAGTGCGGTCGACTTCTTCAGGACGGTGGATCACCCCGTGGAGGGCCGCATCCGCCAGATGCGCGTGCCCTCGACCTGGAGCGTGACCCAACCGGAACCCGCCGGTCCCGCGCCGACGCTCGGTCAGCATGGCCGCGACATTTTGCGCGAGGCCGGCTTCTCGACCACGGAGATCGAGCAGCTCGCACAGCAAAAAGCAGTTCACCTGGCGGCGCCGCCCTGA
- the dctP gene encoding TRAP transporter substrate-binding protein DctP, protein MKKNLVRAAAVLALSLPVSTLQAQALELKVADSFPAGHYLVRLMLKPWMDDVTKRTNGAVTFTYYPNQQIGKAADMLRLTQSGVVDIGYIGPSYVSDKMPLSEVAQLPGAFETSCQGTLAYWKTAREGILASREYAPNKIKLLMAVALPPYQVWTAKTKVETPKDMQGLKLRTTGGAQDLTLRALSAVPVRMAAPDAYESLSRGTMDGLLFPMESVVAYGLDKLVKHATEGVSFGSFIVAYSINQSVWDKLPDDVKKAMNDASDAIEPTACAQVDKETEATRKHLQDEGVSFDPLPEATRSEMKDRLKGVGKDWASGLDSRGKQASAALKEFEDLLAAGGAK, encoded by the coding sequence ATGAAGAAGAATCTGGTCCGGGCCGCAGCCGTGCTCGCCCTTTCGCTGCCGGTCTCGACACTTCAGGCGCAGGCGCTGGAGCTGAAGGTCGCCGACAGCTTCCCCGCTGGTCACTACCTCGTCCGCCTGATGCTCAAGCCCTGGATGGACGACGTCACCAAGCGCACCAACGGCGCGGTGACCTTCACCTATTATCCGAACCAGCAGATCGGCAAGGCCGCGGACATGCTGCGCCTGACGCAGTCGGGCGTGGTCGACATCGGCTACATCGGACCGTCCTACGTCTCGGACAAGATGCCGCTCTCCGAGGTCGCGCAACTGCCGGGCGCTTTTGAGACGAGCTGCCAAGGCACGCTCGCCTATTGGAAGACGGCGCGCGAGGGCATCCTCGCCAGCCGCGAATATGCGCCGAACAAGATCAAGCTGCTGATGGCCGTGGCGCTGCCGCCTTACCAGGTGTGGACTGCCAAGACGAAGGTCGAGACGCCGAAGGACATGCAGGGCCTCAAGTTGCGCACCACCGGCGGTGCGCAGGATCTGACGCTCCGCGCGCTGAGCGCCGTGCCCGTGCGGATGGCCGCCCCCGATGCCTATGAGTCGCTGTCGCGCGGCACCATGGACGGCCTGCTGTTCCCGATGGAAAGCGTCGTCGCCTACGGCCTGGACAAGCTCGTCAAGCATGCGACCGAAGGCGTCAGCTTCGGCAGCTTCATCGTCGCCTATTCCATCAACCAGTCGGTCTGGGACAAGCTGCCTGATGACGTGAAGAAGGCCATGAATGACGCCTCCGACGCGATCGAGCCGACTGCTTGCGCCCAGGTCGACAAGGAAACCGAGGCGACCAGGAAGCATCTCCAGGACGAAGGCGTCAGCTTCGATCCACTGCCGGAGGCCACGCGTAGCGAGATGAAGGACAGGCTGAAAGGCGTCGGCAAGGATTGGGCGAGCGGGCTCGACAGCCGCGGCAAGCAGGCATCAGCCGCGCTGAAGGAGTTTGAAGACTTGCTCGCCGCCGGCGGCGCCAAGTAA
- a CDS encoding TRAP transporter small permease translates to MIKRAGDVLGALERALTVVAVVFLFVIMLLVVTDVFMRYALNSPFSFTYDLIGLYLLAGVFFFTLSDGLREHAHVGVDILLSRFSPAGRRLSEIVTALAGLFVFVLICEVGFERALENYEQHDVLSGAIAWPTWISAALVPFGCGVLVLRLALQLVGNVLSLVSGRDLYPLPPVTGVGEARSFE, encoded by the coding sequence GTGATCAAGCGGGCAGGTGATGTGCTCGGCGCGCTGGAACGCGCGCTGACGGTGGTCGCGGTGGTGTTCCTGTTCGTGATCATGCTGCTGGTGGTGACCGACGTGTTCATGCGCTATGCGCTGAACAGTCCGTTCTCCTTCACCTATGATCTGATTGGGCTGTATCTGCTGGCCGGTGTGTTCTTCTTCACGCTGTCCGACGGCTTGCGCGAGCATGCGCATGTCGGCGTCGACATTCTGCTGTCGCGGTTCTCGCCGGCCGGCCGGCGGCTGTCCGAGATCGTCACTGCGCTCGCCGGCCTGTTTGTCTTCGTCCTGATCTGCGAGGTCGGGTTCGAGCGCGCGCTGGAGAATTACGAGCAGCACGACGTTCTCTCAGGCGCGATTGCCTGGCCGACCTGGATCTCGGCCGCGCTGGTGCCGTTCGGCTGCGGCGTGCTGGTGTTGCGGCTGGCGCTCCAGCTTGTCGGCAATGTGCTGAGCCTCGTCAGCGGCCGCGATCTCTATCCGCTGCCGCCGGTGACCGGCGTCGGTGAAGCACGCAGCTTCGAGTAA
- a CDS encoding TRAP transporter large permease, whose product MTPFIVLALLFGLLALGTPVGFAMAFSGSVGLVMVGGWGTLFGILQTAPLSTVSSYELITIPMFLLMADLVLLSGVADDLFKTASAWVGRIPGGLGMATALAGAGFGAICGTSTASAATLSSTSLPAMIRQGYEPKMAAGVVAISGTLSMLLPTSVALVIFGLLAEVNIGKLLISGIIPAILVTFTIMATIYFLVWQDPSRAPAAKSVPWREKFALLWQVSPMVVLFSIVTGTIYLGVATPTEASAFGAFGAFLLAIVKGKITPASLYHTLLRACHGTCMIIMILVGASIFGYFFTLTHVTQDLVAWIGSLPASRWVIITLILCGYIVLGSFMDQIAILVLTVPIVLPLIKTLGFDPIWFGVIKIVTAEVGMITPPVGLNCFIVARYAKRPVAEVFHGTFPHFIAHLIAIAILVAFPSIILWLPSQMGR is encoded by the coding sequence ATGACACCTTTCATCGTTCTCGCCCTGCTGTTCGGTCTGCTCGCGCTCGGCACGCCCGTTGGCTTCGCCATGGCCTTTTCCGGCTCGGTCGGCCTCGTAATGGTCGGCGGCTGGGGCACGCTGTTCGGAATATTGCAGACAGCGCCGCTCTCGACCGTCTCCTCCTACGAGCTGATCACGATCCCGATGTTCCTGCTGATGGCAGACCTCGTGCTGCTCTCGGGCGTCGCGGACGATCTGTTCAAGACGGCATCGGCCTGGGTTGGCCGCATTCCCGGCGGCCTCGGCATGGCCACCGCGCTTGCCGGTGCCGGTTTCGGTGCGATCTGCGGCACCTCGACGGCCTCGGCGGCGACGCTGTCCTCGACCAGCCTTCCGGCGATGATCCGCCAGGGCTATGAGCCGAAGATGGCCGCGGGTGTGGTCGCGATATCAGGCACGCTGTCGATGCTGCTGCCGACCAGCGTCGCGCTCGTCATCTTCGGCCTGCTGGCGGAGGTGAACATCGGCAAGCTGCTGATCAGCGGCATCATCCCCGCGATCCTCGTCACCTTCACCATCATGGCCACGATCTACTTCCTCGTCTGGCAGGATCCTTCGCGCGCGCCCGCTGCGAAATCGGTGCCGTGGCGGGAAAAATTCGCGCTGCTGTGGCAGGTCTCCCCGATGGTGGTGCTGTTCTCGATCGTGACGGGAACGATCTATCTCGGCGTCGCGACACCGACGGAAGCCTCGGCCTTCGGTGCGTTCGGCGCCTTCCTGCTCGCGATCGTCAAGGGCAAGATCACGCCGGCGTCGCTCTACCATACGCTGCTGCGCGCCTGCCACGGCACCTGCATGATCATCATGATCCTCGTCGGCGCCTCGATCTTCGGTTACTTCTTCACGCTCACTCACGTGACGCAGGATCTCGTCGCCTGGATCGGCAGCCTGCCGGCCTCGCGCTGGGTGATCATCACGCTGATCCTGTGCGGCTATATCGTGCTCGGCTCGTTCATGGACCAGATCGCCATCCTGGTCTTGACCGTGCCGATCGTACTGCCGCTGATCAAGACGCTCGGCTTCGACCCGATCTGGTTCGGCGTCATCAAGATCGTCACCGCCGAGGTCGGCATGATCACGCCGCCGGTGGGGCTGAACTGCTTCATCGTCGCCCGCTATGCCAAGCGGCCGGTGGCCGAGGTGTTCCACGGCACCTTCCCGCATTTCATCGCCCACCTGATCGCCATCGCGATCCTGGTGGCGTTTCCGTCTATCATCCTCTGGCTGCCCTCGCAGATGGGGCGCTAA